The following coding sequences are from one Epinephelus fuscoguttatus linkage group LG5, E.fuscoguttatus.final_Chr_v1 window:
- the LOC125889000 gene encoding extracellular calcium-sensing receptor-like → VSSSPPSSCKIRRKFRLNEMQKPGDVILGGLFEVHFTSVFPERTFTSEPQEPSCKGFDTLGFRHAMTMAFAIDEINNNSNLLPNVTLGYSLYDNCGALVVGFSGALSLASGQEEQFLLKENCLGAPPVLGIVGDSYSTFSIATSNVLGLYRMPTVSYFSTCTCLSDRQQFPSFFRTIPSDAFQVRAMIQILKHFGWTWVGLLVSDDDYGLHVARSFQSDLAQSGGGCLAYLEVLPWDSESSELRRIVHLIKTSTSRVVIVFAHEFHMIHLMEEVVKQNVTGQQWIASEAWTAVSVLQTPRFMPYLSGTLGIAIRRGDIPGLREFLLQIRPDQNDNNYENKMVRVRQFWEYTFQCKFDPAAEARETPCTGQEDLENVQTEILDLSNLRPEYNIYKAVYALAYALDDMLRCVPGRGPFSGHSCANVQTMEPWQLVHYLQKVNFTTAFGDEVSFDENGDALPIYDIMNWLWLPDGRTKVQNVGEVKRLAFKGEELTINEDKIFWNFESREPPRSVCSDSCPPGTRMARKKGEPECCFDCIPCSEGKVSNMTDSMECTSCPEDFWSSPQGDHCIPKETEFLSYYEPLGICLTTASLLGTFICVVVLGIFTCNHSTPMVRANNSELSFLLLVSLKLCFLCSLLFIGRPRLWTCQLRHAAFGISFVLCVSCILMKTMVVLAVFKASKPGGGAYLKWFGVVQQRGTVLALTCIQAAICTAWIVFASPMPHKNTQYHNDKIVYECLVGSTVGFAVLLGYIGLLAILSFLLAFLARNLPDNFNEAKLITFSMLIFCAVWVAFVPAYVNSPGKYADAVEVFAILASSFGLLVALFGPKCYIILLRPERNTKKAIMGRGTT, encoded by the exons gtgtcttcctctcctccctcatcTTGTAAAATACGGAGAAAGTTTCGTCTTAATGAAATGCAAAAGCCTGGTGATGTGATTCTGGGTGGGCTGTTTGAGGTCCACTTCACCTCTGTCTTCCCTGAGCGAACTTTCACCTCAGAGCCACAAGAGCCCAGCTGCAAAGG CTTTGACACTCTAGGGTTCAGGCATGCCATGACCATGGCCTTTGCTATTGATGAGATCAACAACAACTCCAATCTGCTTCCAAATGTGACTCTGGGATACAGTCTTTATGATAACTGTGGTGCACTTGTCGTTGGATTCAGTGGTGCATTGTCATTGGCAAGTGGTCAAGAGGAACAGTTTCTGCTTAAAGAGAACTGTTTAGGAGCCCCTCCAGTCCTGGGCATTGTGGGTGATTCCTACTCAACATTTTCTATTGCCACTTCCAATGTATTAGGTTTATACAGAATGCCCACT GTGAGTTATTTTTCCACATGTACCTGCCTGAGTGATCGGCAACAGTTTCCATCCTTTTTTAGAACAATCCCAAGTGATGCTTTCCAG GTGCGTGCCATGATTCAGATTCTGAAACACTTTGGCTGGACTTGGGTTGGCCTTCTGGTCAGTGATGATGATTATGGACTCCATGTTGCCCGATCCTTTCAATCTGACCTGGCTCAGTCTGGTGGAGGTTGTTTGGCCTACTTAGAGGTTTTGCCCTGGGACAGTGAATCAAGTGAACTCAGGAGGATTGTACATTTGATAAAGACATCAACGTCTCGTGTAGTCATTGTGTTTGCACATGAGTTTCACATGATTCATCTAATGGAAGAG GTGGTGAAGCAGAATGTGACAGGCCAGCAGTGGATAGCAAGTGAAGCCTGGACAGCAGTTTCTGTGCTCCAGACGCCCCGCTTCATGCCATACTTGAGTGGCACACTGGGCATTGCAATCCGTCGAGGAGACATACCTGGGCTCAGGGAATTCCTCTTGCAAATACGTCCTGACCAAAATGACAACaactatgaaaataaaatggtgAGA GTGAGACAGTTTTGGGAATACACTTTTCAGTGTAAATTTGATCCAGCAGCTGAAGCTAGGGAGACACCATGCACTGGACAAGAAGATCTAGAGAATGTGCAGACTGAGATCTTAGATCTTTCTAACCTCAGGCCtgagtacaatatttacaaAGCTGTGTATGCCCTGGCATATGCTCTTGATGATATGCTGCGCTGTGTGCCTGGGAGAGGGCCTTTCAGTGGGCACAGCTGTGCTAATGTGCAAACAATGGAGCCATGGCAG CTTGTACATTATTTgcaaaaggtcaacttcaccaCAGCATTTGGTGATGAAGTGTCATTTGATGAGAATGGTGATGCTTTACCAATATATGATATCATGAACTGGCTGTGGCTCCCTGATGGACGAACTAAAGTTCAGAATGTTGGTGAGGTTAAGAGGTTGGCCTTCAAGGGTGAAGAACTCACAATCAATGAAGACAAAATTTTCTGGAACTTTGAATCTAGAGAG CCACCCCGCTCAGTGTGCAGTGACAGCTGTCCTCCAGGTACCCGCATGGCCAGAAAGAAGGGGGAGCCTGAGTGCTGTTTTGACTGCATCCCTTGTTCTGAGGGGAAGGTCAGCAATATGACTG ACTCCATGGAGTGCACCAGTTGTCCAGAGGATTTCTGGTCCAGCCCCCAGGGTGACCACTGTATTCCCAAGGAAACTGAGTTCCTGTCCTACTACGAGCCTCTGGGTATCTGTTTGACAACTGCCTCATTGCTGGGCACATTTATATGTGTTGTTGTGCTGGGAATCTTCACCTGTAATCACAGTACACCCATGGTACGCGCCAACAATTCAGAACTGAGTTTCCTGCTTTTGGTGTCACTCAAACTATGTTTCCTGTGTTCTCTGCTGTTTATTGGACGTCCCAGGCTGTGGACATGCCAGCTGAGACATGCAGCATTTGGGATCAGCTTTGTGCTTTGTGTATCATGTATCCTGATGAAAACCATGGTGGTTCTGGCTGTGTTCAAGGCCTCCAAGCCAGGAGGTGGAGCCTATCTCAAGTGGTTTGGTGTTGTGCAGCAGAGAGGAACAGTTTTAGCTCTGACCTGCATTCAGGCAGCAATCTGCACTGCTTGGATTGTCTTTGCCTCCCCCATGCCTCATAAAAACACTCAGTACCACAATGACAAGATAGTTTATGAGTGTCTAGTTGGCTCCACAGTTGGTTTTGCAGTGTTACTGGGCTATATTGGCTTACTGGCTATCCTCAGCTTCCTGTTAGCCTTCTTGGCAAGGAATCTTCCAGATAACTTCAATGAGGCCAAACTCATCACTTTCAGCATGCTGATCTTCTGTGCAGTGTGGGTGGCCTTTGTCCCTGCTTATGTTAAC